CACTATTAGAATATGTTTGCCAAAGTTATTTGAATAAAATGGTAGTTTCAAACAACTTAATCTGAAAACTTAACGTATCGTTAGTGTTGCCAGAAGTAAGATTAAAATCAGGAAACCGGTAAGTAGGCACTAACCTACTCCTTAATTTCATACACTACTGCACCTCCGTTTCTTCCATCTTGCACAACCGGCTATGGCTCCGGTGTTGGATGTCGTAGATATGGGTAATAAGAATAGTGGGTGTGCTCCTAATCTGATATGCCCGTTACTAACGCTAAAAAGGATGCGTGTAGGCATTGCGTGCCACCGAGATTGACACGTAAATGGCATTGGCAACATTGCCGGCGAGCATTTCCATCATGCCCACTTATAAGTTGTGTCCACCGTTCACCGGTCGTAAAAGTCTTCCAAGCAAAGTCCTCAGTAAAAGCATAGTAGCAATTTGCGCCTGTGCGCCTGTTGTCCACAGCATTGCCGACATGAGGCAACACCATAATAATAATAAACATCTGCGTGTTCGATTTTTGGTTTTTTCTACCATGATAAATTTGATTTTAGTTAAACATTTATTTATAAAAAAATTTTGCGACTACATTAAATTAAACCGAAATTGAAAAGCGCAATTAAAAAAGACCTTTGGGTCTTGTAGAAGAGCATCTAAATGCAAACTCGGAAATTGAAATCGGCCTCAATATTATTCATTTAATATTAATTAAACAAGTACATAAAAGTATTTTGAAACTTGTATGACAATCCAAAAACATTATCACATCATTATCAATGAATTAATTATTTTTAATAAGAAAAACCACAAAACTGATTGTAATCATTCCTTAATAAAAATCAAAAGTTTATAGGTTAGCGTATCCTAAAGCAATGAGTAAAATAAAAACTGTTGAAAGAAATTCGAACCACCAATTTTTATGAATGGCAATAAAATAATAACTCAAAAACAAACAAACCGGAGGAATCAGTACTATAAAACGTGTCACACTTTGTTGAACAGGAATTAAAATTATCATTAACAGAAAAATAAACAATAACATAAAGCATAACTGAAATTTTCGCATGCGGATAACATTCTTGCTATAATTTGCATAAAGTTTCAAAAACGATAAAAATAAAATTATTGCAATTGAGACAGCAGGAATCATATAGTGTAATTTAACTGCATGCCATTTAATTACCGGTAACCACGAATCTGTATTTACTTCTGTATTGCGTAAATGCAAATTGTCTGTCACCAAAAGAAAAGTAAACAAAAGTATAGCCGGAGTTAAAAGCCCAAGTACAGAAGCAGCCCACTCACGCCAGTTAAATGGACGTAAAATGGCAATACACAGGAACATAAAAACTACCAATAATGCCATAGGCAAATAACACAATATCATTAACGAAAAAACAATACCTGTATCAAATGCACGGGTAACAGGACGCTCTGATTTATACATTGTAAAAATTTTCCATAGGGCAACAGGCATTAATGTGTTGACTAAAAGAAAAGGACTAAGTGCTAAAAATCCGGGTAAAAGTCCATAGAGGATAATAAAAATGATTACAGGAATGTTGCTGCTTTTGTATAAAACTTCAAACCGGTTGATGAGCAGATTAAACAAATAGGCCTGTGTGGTGATGAGTACAAAAATTAATGAAGGTACAGCCCATTTAACAGACGTAATGTTACTATCAATTAACAAGGCATACAATAGACCATGATTCATGTCTTTGATAATTACAACCCCTTGAGTATAAGTGTTGAGAAGCACTAATGCCAGTGTTATAACCGGCACCAAAAACAATGGCGGTGTTTGCGAAGATTTAAACAACCTGACGATCAACATTTTTTCGGCAACTTTGTGGCTGCGAATATCTGTATTTGAATTTTATTATTTTTGCAAAAAAAAATATTGAATATGTTAAACTCATTCTGGAACGGCATAGCTGCATTTTTTGAATTTATTTTCAACTTAGTAAAACCTATTGGAAAATCTGTAGATATATTATTTATGGTTTTTATAGCAATTGGTATATTATATTGGCTTATATACGAACAAAAAGTAATGGGCGGAAAAACCCGTAACTACCTTGCTGATAAAGTGAAAGAAAAAAATAAATAACCGTTTGACAATTATACCATTGTAAAAAACCTTCAGGCAGCCAAAGGCTGCCTTTATTATTATTACAGATAAGTAATTATCATTTTCAAACTTCCTTCCATCAATTTTATACCTTTGCATTCCAAATTTTTTTCTTTTGTTTAAATGTTGAAGACAACAATGGTTGTTGCACCACGTAACTTTACTGCCAGACTTGTAGATTATGGACAGTTGTTTAAACTACGGTTGGCCTCGTTAGTAGTTCTTTCTGCTGCATTAGCTTTTCTTATAGGCTCAACAACCATAGATTATACAAAGCTATGGCTGCTTGTTTTGGGCGGCTTTTTAGTTACAGGCTCCTCAAACGGCCTGAATCAGATTTACGAAAGACGCACCGATAAAATAATGAAGCGAACAAGACAACGTCCGCTTCCTGACAGCAGAATGTCGCTTACAGAATCGCTGATTGTAACAATAACTGCCGGTTTAGTGGGTTTGTTTATTCTCACCTACTTCATTAACCTGTACAGCGGTATATTGGGGTTGATTGCTTTAGTAAGTTATGCTTTTGCCTATACACCCTTAAAAGGTGTTACCCCATTATCAGTTTTTGTTGGGGCGTTTCCGGGTGCAATTCCTACCCTGCTTGGCTGGGTTGCTGCAACCGGTGAGTTCAGTTATCAGGGTTGGATACTTTTTTCGATTCAATTCATGTGGCAGTTTCCACATTTTTGGGCTATTGCCTGGAAACTCTATGACGACTATATGAGTGCCGGCTTTCAACTGCTTCCTTCAGGTGGCAAAAACGCTGCCTCTGCATTTCAAACAACTATTTATACTTTTACACTCATACCCATAGGTTTGCTGCCCTACTACAGCGGTATGAGTGGTATTATATCTGCAACAGTCATTACTCTTGCAGGCATTCTATTTTTTATGCAAAGCCTTTATTTATTAAAAACATGTTCGGACAATGCGGCAAAAAATCTGATGTTCGGGTCGTTTATATACCTGCCTGTAGTTTTAATTGCAATACTATTGGATAAAGTTTAATTAATATGAATACAGCAACAACAATGGAAGAGGAGAATAATTATACGGGAATTCCTACAGCAAAAATATTATTGTGGATAGCCATGGCCAGTA
This is a stretch of genomic DNA from Bacteroidia bacterium. It encodes these proteins:
- the cyoE gene encoding heme o synthase — protein: MLKTTMVVAPRNFTARLVDYGQLFKLRLASLVVLSAALAFLIGSTTIDYTKLWLLVLGGFLVTGSSNGLNQIYERRTDKIMKRTRQRPLPDSRMSLTESLIVTITAGLVGLFILTYFINLYSGILGLIALVSYAFAYTPLKGVTPLSVFVGAFPGAIPTLLGWVAATGEFSYQGWILFSIQFMWQFPHFWAIAWKLYDDYMSAGFQLLPSGGKNAASAFQTTIYTFTLIPIGLLPYYSGMSGIISATVITLAGILFFMQSLYLLKTCSDNAAKNLMFGSFIYLPVVLIAILLDKV